From one Catellatospora sp. IY07-71 genomic stretch:
- a CDS encoding transcriptional regulator, with product MMTEHPANGLDDVVHQRVRLGIMAIAHQARQVEFGFLRTTLQLTAGNLGQHLTVLEKAELIQIEKGYEGKRPRTWVTLTAAGQAALRNEITQLKQLIQQVEQAEGPPAAD from the coding sequence ATGATGACCGAGCACCCCGCCAACGGCCTCGACGACGTGGTCCACCAGCGCGTCCGGCTCGGCATCATGGCCATCGCGCACCAGGCCCGGCAGGTCGAGTTCGGCTTCCTGCGCACCACCCTGCAGCTGACCGCGGGCAACCTCGGGCAGCACCTGACCGTCCTGGAGAAGGCCGAGCTGATCCAGATCGAGAAGGGTTACGAGGGCAAACGGCCCCGTACCTGGGTCACCCTCACGGCCGCCGGGCAGGCCGCCCTGCGCAACGAGATCACCCAGCTCAAGCAGCTCATCCAGCAGGTCGAGCAGGCGGAAGGCCCGCCGGCCGCAGACTGA
- a CDS encoding MFS transporter yields the protein MDETARLPRGGMLAFAGGSLGMGTWVTVPGLLLLYFLTDVLAVAPLVAGLVLLLPKIADVLLHPWVGHLSDTDLARRGHRRLLMTIGCGLPLAFAALFLVPGGLTGDSAAGWVAIAFIAGNLLFAAYQVPYLSTPADLSIGYHERTRLMGFRMVVLTVGILLSGVLAPMIAGKENPSRGGYALMGLILGAAMLAAMVVGIGGVRRLTAAAPSAVTGAGHGTAGLRALLSALRDPQYRWLVGSYLAMSTTTHLVLAAVPYFAEYELGRPGLTTVLVAAFVAPALIATPVWVVVARRIGKQPGLLIAQAAFVLGSLVLALGSAAGLPVLIGAVAVLGIAFAAMQLLPFSMVPDVIRASGADGTTRAGTYTGVWTAAEATGGALGPYVYSACLAVGGFVASTAGTSVVQPEPAHTWIRLGFGIVPAVLMIVAMLLQRKYTLDRTLR from the coding sequence ATGGACGAGACGGCGCGGCTGCCCCGTGGCGGCATGCTGGCCTTCGCCGGCGGGTCGCTGGGCATGGGCACCTGGGTCACCGTACCGGGTCTGCTGCTGCTCTACTTCCTCACCGACGTGCTCGCCGTCGCCCCGCTCGTCGCCGGTCTCGTGCTGCTGCTGCCCAAGATCGCCGACGTGCTGCTGCACCCGTGGGTCGGCCACCTGTCCGACACCGACCTGGCCCGGCGCGGCCACCGCCGCCTGCTCATGACGATCGGCTGCGGGCTGCCGCTCGCGTTCGCCGCGCTGTTCCTCGTGCCCGGCGGGCTCACCGGCGACTCCGCCGCCGGCTGGGTCGCGATCGCGTTCATCGCGGGCAACCTGCTGTTCGCCGCCTACCAGGTGCCCTACCTGTCCACGCCCGCCGACCTGTCCATCGGCTACCACGAGCGCACCCGCCTCATGGGCTTCCGCATGGTCGTGCTCACCGTCGGCATCCTGCTCAGCGGCGTGCTCGCCCCGATGATCGCGGGCAAGGAGAACCCGAGCCGCGGCGGATACGCCCTGATGGGACTCATCCTCGGCGCGGCGATGCTGGCCGCCATGGTCGTCGGCATCGGCGGCGTACGCCGGCTCACCGCCGCCGCCCCGAGCGCCGTCACCGGCGCGGGCCACGGCACGGCAGGGCTGCGCGCGCTGCTGTCCGCCCTGCGCGACCCGCAGTACCGCTGGCTCGTCGGCTCGTACCTGGCCATGTCCACCACCACCCACCTGGTGCTGGCCGCCGTGCCCTACTTCGCCGAGTACGAACTCGGCCGCCCCGGCCTGACCACCGTCCTCGTCGCCGCGTTCGTCGCCCCCGCCCTGATCGCCACCCCGGTCTGGGTCGTCGTCGCCCGCCGCATCGGCAAGCAGCCCGGCCTGCTCATCGCCCAGGCCGCGTTCGTGCTCGGCTCGTTGGTGCTCGCGCTGGGCAGCGCCGCCGGGCTGCCCGTGCTGATCGGCGCGGTCGCCGTGCTCGGCATCGCGTTCGCGGCCATGCAGCTGCTGCCGTTCTCCATGGTCCCCGACGTCATCCGGGCGAGCGGCGCCGACGGGACCACCCGCGCCGGGACCTACACCGGCGTGTGGACCGCCGCCGAGGCCACCGGCGGCGCGCTCGGCCCGTACGTCTACTCAGCCTGCCTGGCCGTCGGCGGCTTCGTCGCCAGCACCGCCGGGACCAGCGTGGTGCAGCCCGAGCCCGCGCACACCTGGATCCGCCTCGGCTTCGGCATCGTCCCGGCCGTGCTCATGATCGTGGCCATGCTGTTGCAGCGGAAGTACACCCTGGACCGCACGCTGCGCTGA
- a CDS encoding TetR/AcrR family transcriptional regulator, whose translation MTTPRRGPGRPKRSEQRVTPEAIVQAAAGLFARRGFDAVGMREVAAAAGVDVATVHHHVGTKAALYDSCFASVFADESEALLRAVEAARAGLAGGPEPALAALHELVDVFIDFLEDRPETTGLWLRRWLEPDRHAELDQRYSQPLYLAVEQLLAEADAAGVLSEPQPHLAVRGLVWSVHAHVVGLLSGADGARRRREFRTYTHRWLDRMYAPR comes from the coding sequence ATGACCACACCTCGCCGTGGACCCGGCCGACCCAAGCGCAGCGAGCAGCGCGTGACCCCGGAGGCGATCGTGCAGGCGGCGGCCGGGCTGTTCGCGCGGCGCGGCTTCGACGCCGTCGGCATGCGCGAGGTCGCCGCGGCGGCCGGGGTCGACGTCGCGACGGTGCACCACCACGTGGGCACCAAGGCGGCGCTGTACGACTCCTGCTTCGCCAGCGTGTTCGCCGACGAGAGCGAGGCGCTGCTGCGGGCCGTCGAGGCGGCCCGCGCCGGGCTGGCGGGCGGCCCGGAGCCGGCGCTGGCCGCGCTGCACGAGCTGGTCGACGTGTTCATCGACTTCCTGGAGGACCGGCCGGAGACCACCGGCCTGTGGCTGCGCCGCTGGCTGGAGCCGGACCGGCACGCCGAGCTGGACCAGCGCTACTCGCAGCCGCTCTACCTCGCCGTCGAACAGCTGCTGGCCGAGGCCGACGCGGCGGGGGTGCTCAGCGAGCCGCAGCCGCACCTGGCGGTGCGCGGCCTGGTCTGGTCGGTGCACGCGCACGTGGTGGGCCTGCTGTCCGGCGCCGACGGCGCGCGGCGGCGGCGTGAGTTCCGCACGTACACGCACCGCTGGCTGGACCGCATGTACGCGCCGCGCTGA
- a CDS encoding DNA glycosylase AlkZ-like family protein: MSVHQLSRADARRIAVRAQLLGRPRPGSLLGVVRQLTLLQYDQTAAVAPNADLVLWSRLGSAYRPADLQAALGDQRLIEVQGMIRPAEDLALYRADMADWPGRGELADWQEFRQGWVAANRGCRLDILSRLRADGPLPARELPDTCDVPWQSSGWTNDRNVLKLLDLMEARGEVAVAGRDHRGRLWDLAERIYPDDHVVPAEEAARIRAERRLRSLGIARSRGASTQAEPGDVLDAGEPAVIEGVRGRWRVDPAQLDQAFQGRTVLLSPLDRLVFDRKRMTDLFEFEYQLEMYKPAAKRRWGYWALPILHGDRLVGKLDATADRKAGVLRVDAIHQDSPFPKALAAAVHGEIADLAEWLGLGLDLPGD, encoded by the coding sequence GTGTCCGTTCACCAGCTGTCGCGCGCCGACGCGCGCCGGATCGCCGTGCGCGCCCAGCTGCTCGGCCGCCCCCGGCCGGGCTCGCTGCTCGGCGTGGTCCGGCAGCTGACCCTGCTGCAGTACGACCAGACCGCCGCCGTCGCGCCCAACGCCGACCTGGTGCTGTGGAGCCGCCTCGGCTCGGCCTACCGGCCCGCGGACCTGCAGGCCGCGCTCGGCGACCAGCGGCTGATCGAGGTCCAGGGCATGATCCGGCCCGCCGAGGACCTCGCGCTCTACCGTGCGGACATGGCCGACTGGCCCGGCCGCGGCGAACTCGCCGACTGGCAGGAGTTCCGGCAGGGCTGGGTCGCGGCCAACCGCGGCTGCCGCCTGGACATCCTGTCCCGGCTGCGCGCCGACGGGCCGCTGCCCGCCCGGGAGCTGCCCGACACCTGCGACGTGCCGTGGCAGTCCAGCGGCTGGACCAACGACCGCAACGTGTTGAAGCTGCTGGACCTGATGGAGGCCCGGGGCGAGGTCGCCGTCGCCGGGCGCGACCACCGCGGGCGGCTGTGGGACCTGGCCGAGCGCATCTACCCCGACGACCACGTGGTGCCCGCCGAGGAGGCGGCCCGGATCCGCGCCGAGCGGCGGCTGCGCTCGCTGGGCATCGCCCGCAGCCGGGGCGCCAGCACCCAGGCCGAGCCGGGCGACGTGCTGGACGCGGGCGAGCCCGCGGTGATCGAGGGCGTACGCGGCCGCTGGCGCGTCGACCCCGCGCAGCTCGACCAGGCTTTCCAGGGCCGGACCGTGCTGCTGTCGCCGCTGGATCGGCTGGTGTTCGACCGCAAGCGGATGACCGACCTGTTCGAGTTCGAGTACCAGCTGGAGATGTACAAACCCGCCGCGAAACGACGCTGGGGCTACTGGGCGCTGCCGATCCTGCACGGCGACCGGCTGGTCGGCAAGCTCGACGCGACCGCCGACCGTAAGGCCGGGGTGCTGCGCGTGGACGCGATCCACCAGGACTCGCCGTTCCCGAAGGCCCTGGCGGCCGCCGTGCACGGCGAGATCGCCGACCTGGCCGAGTGGCTCGGCCTGGGCCTGGACCTGCCCGGCGACTGA
- a CDS encoding NAD(P)/FAD-dependent oxidoreductase yields the protein MTPRVAVIGAGPAGLATLKALADRGVPAVAFDAAAQVGGLWVYGAPHSSAYRTLHLNTSRTRTEFADLPMPADWPDYPDHTRIAAYLLDYARRFGLPASVRLRHTVTGVVRDGDGWRVTAAGPDGVTTVHVEAVVIANGHNSRPKLPSPAYPGELTAEQLHSHDYRGPEQLAGRRVLVVGGGNSAMDIAVDASHVASRTLLSVRRGVWIVPKHLLGKPSDTLNGALAKRLPWRVRQRISQTMLRFTVGRLSAYGLPEPEHGFLQDHPTLSDALLSRISHGEITVRPGIARFDGDRVHFTDGAADEIDLVVWCTGYDIDLPFLDPALLGDGADRLPLFRHVFHQQAPGLMFVGLMQSTGSGLPVVEAQARLAAAHVSGQYALPTAAAQAADIAAEHRAARERWGERRPAMRIDFDAYLALAAKELAAGADRARRGQGVAWTRTTVEETTR from the coding sequence ATGACGCCACGCGTCGCCGTGATCGGCGCCGGCCCGGCCGGGCTGGCCACGCTCAAGGCACTGGCCGACCGGGGCGTGCCCGCGGTCGCCTTCGACGCCGCGGCGCAGGTCGGCGGCCTGTGGGTGTACGGGGCGCCGCACTCCTCGGCCTACCGCACGCTGCACCTCAACACCTCGCGGACCCGCACCGAGTTCGCCGACCTGCCCATGCCCGCGGACTGGCCCGACTACCCCGACCACACCCGCATCGCCGCGTACCTGCTCGACTACGCCCGGCGCTTCGGCCTGCCGGCCTCCGTCCGGCTGCGGCACACCGTCACCGGCGTGGTCCGCGACGGCGACGGCTGGCGCGTCACCGCCGCCGGGCCCGACGGCGTCACCACGGTCCACGTCGAAGCCGTCGTGATCGCCAACGGCCACAACAGCCGCCCGAAGCTCCCCTCCCCCGCCTACCCCGGCGAGCTGACCGCCGAGCAGCTGCACAGCCACGACTACCGCGGCCCCGAGCAGCTCGCCGGGCGGCGCGTGCTGGTCGTCGGCGGCGGCAACTCCGCCATGGACATCGCCGTCGACGCCTCCCACGTCGCGTCGCGCACCCTGCTGTCGGTGCGCCGCGGCGTCTGGATCGTGCCCAAGCACCTGCTCGGCAAGCCGTCCGACACCCTCAACGGCGCGCTCGCCAAGCGCCTGCCCTGGCGCGTACGCCAGCGCATCAGCCAGACCATGCTGCGCTTCACCGTCGGGCGCCTGTCGGCATACGGCCTGCCCGAGCCCGAGCACGGCTTCCTGCAGGACCACCCGACCCTGTCCGACGCGCTGCTGTCGCGCATCAGCCACGGCGAGATCACCGTCCGGCCCGGCATCGCCCGCTTCGACGGCGACCGCGTCCACTTCACCGACGGCGCCGCCGACGAGATCGACCTCGTGGTCTGGTGCACCGGCTACGACATCGACCTGCCGTTCCTCGACCCGGCCCTGCTCGGCGACGGCGCGGACCGGCTGCCGCTGTTCCGCCACGTGTTCCATCAGCAGGCGCCGGGCCTGATGTTCGTCGGGCTCATGCAGTCCACCGGCTCCGGCCTGCCCGTCGTCGAAGCCCAGGCCCGGCTGGCCGCCGCGCACGTGTCCGGGCAGTACGCGCTGCCCACCGCCGCCGCGCAGGCCGCCGACATCGCCGCCGAGCACCGCGCCGCCCGCGAGCGCTGGGGCGAGCGCCGCCCCGCCATGCGCATCGACTTCGACGCCTACCTCGCGCTCGCCGCGAAGGAACTCGCCGCGGGGGCCGACCGCGCCCGCCGCGGGCAGGGCGTCGCCTGGACCCGGACCACCGTTGAGGAGACCACCCGATGA
- a CDS encoding SDR family oxidoreductase produces MTRLDGKRVIVTGANGTFGRILCARLELAGARVVGLDLHEGSVGSTPVLACDLTDGTAVPGAVAAAVELLGGLDLLINNAGVGGPAPAELPPGDAARTQLEVNLMAAWHTTAAAVPALERSRGRVVFVSSRMALLPLPLAAAYGVSKRALVAYADALRLEVGSHIGVSVVYPSMVASPIHDATAEAGLSLQGVSRYEPVDGVVAAILRAAAARKAPRDVATTGRGRVELFLARHLPSLAGAIVRRTIRTRIAAGDLDRAPLAAGMLRRAGR; encoded by the coding sequence ATGACCCGGCTCGACGGCAAGCGCGTCATCGTCACCGGCGCGAACGGCACCTTCGGGCGCATCCTGTGCGCCCGGCTCGAACTCGCCGGCGCCCGCGTCGTGGGCCTGGACCTGCACGAGGGCAGCGTCGGCAGCACCCCCGTGCTGGCGTGCGACCTCACCGACGGGACGGCCGTGCCCGGCGCGGTCGCCGCGGCCGTCGAGCTGCTCGGCGGGCTGGACCTGCTGATCAACAACGCGGGGGTGGGCGGACCCGCTCCGGCCGAGCTGCCGCCGGGCGACGCGGCGCGTACGCAGCTGGAGGTCAACCTGATGGCCGCGTGGCACACCACCGCCGCCGCGGTGCCCGCGCTGGAGCGCAGCCGCGGGCGCGTCGTGTTCGTGTCCAGCCGGATGGCGCTGCTGCCGCTGCCCCTGGCCGCCGCGTACGGGGTCAGCAAGCGGGCGCTGGTCGCCTACGCCGACGCGCTGCGGCTGGAGGTCGGCTCGCACATCGGCGTCAGCGTCGTGTACCCGAGCATGGTCGCCTCCCCCATCCACGACGCCACCGCCGAGGCGGGCCTGTCCCTGCAGGGCGTCTCCCGGTACGAGCCCGTCGACGGCGTCGTCGCGGCGATCCTGCGCGCCGCGGCCGCGCGCAAGGCGCCGCGCGACGTGGCCACCACCGGGCGCGGACGCGTCGAGCTGTTCCTGGCCCGGCACCTGCCGTCGCTGGCCGGTGCCATCGTGCGGCGCACCATCCGCACCCGCATCGCCGCCGGCGACCTGGACCGAGCCCCGCTCGCCGCCGGCATGCTCCGCCGCGCGGGCCGCTGA
- a CDS encoding HIT family protein, translating into MLSDSWCYAMWTGDTGTPAGSAMILPRAHRTTVFDLTSREWISTKGLLRRMKDLIAADHAPQGWNVGWNVGPVGGQSVFHAHCHLVPRYAAEPLAGRGIRHWIKDPANRPAARTV; encoded by the coding sequence GTGCTGTCAGACTCGTGGTGTTACGCCATGTGGACCGGTGACACGGGCACACCCGCGGGATCGGCGATGATCCTTCCCCGGGCGCACCGGACGACCGTCTTCGACCTGACCTCTCGCGAGTGGATCTCCACGAAGGGTCTCCTGCGGCGTATGAAGGACCTGATCGCGGCCGATCACGCGCCTCAGGGATGGAACGTCGGCTGGAATGTGGGACCGGTCGGCGGCCAGAGCGTCTTCCACGCGCACTGCCATCTCGTGCCTCGGTACGCGGCGGAACCGCTCGCCGGGCGCGGAATCCGGCACTGGATCAAGGACCCGGCCAACCGGCCCGCGGCCAGGACGGTCTAG
- a CDS encoding TioE family transcriptional regulator, with the protein MDLARAHGLSTQAIRNYEDVGILPAAERTTTGYRRYTPLHAQALHAFLALLPGHGHQTATAIMQAVNRDAADDALRLIDESHAQLLDDRRTLQAVEAALRDLAPVPQERGDTFIGPLARRLGLRPATLRKWERAELVEPRRDPHTGYRVYSAADVRNARLAHQLRRGGYRLEQIAPLLAQVRAAGGVAPLESMLHDWRTRLTARGRAMLTGAAALDAYLTARAAGPPTAGR; encoded by the coding sequence GTGGACCTGGCCCGCGCCCACGGCCTGTCCACCCAGGCGATCCGGAACTACGAAGACGTCGGGATCCTCCCGGCCGCCGAGCGCACCACCACCGGCTACCGCCGCTACACCCCGCTGCACGCCCAGGCCCTGCACGCCTTCCTCGCCCTGCTGCCCGGACACGGCCACCAGACCGCCACGGCGATCATGCAGGCGGTCAACCGGGACGCGGCCGACGACGCGCTTCGCCTCATCGACGAGAGCCACGCCCAGCTGCTCGACGACCGCCGTACCCTGCAGGCCGTCGAAGCCGCGCTGCGCGACCTCGCGCCCGTGCCGCAGGAACGCGGCGACACGTTCATCGGCCCCCTCGCCAGGCGCCTCGGGCTGCGCCCGGCCACGCTGCGCAAGTGGGAACGCGCCGAGCTCGTCGAACCGCGCCGCGACCCGCACACCGGCTACCGCGTCTACAGCGCGGCCGACGTACGCAACGCGCGGCTGGCCCACCAGCTTCGTCGTGGCGGCTACCGGCTGGAGCAGATCGCCCCGCTGCTCGCCCAGGTCCGCGCCGCGGGCGGCGTCGCGCCGCTGGAGTCCATGCTGCACGACTGGCGAACCCGGCTCACCGCCCGCGGCCGCGCCATGCTCACCGGCGCCGCCGCCCTGGACGCCTACCTCACCGCCCGGGCCGCGGGGCCGCCGACGGCCGGCCGGTAG
- a CDS encoding erythromycin esterase family protein: MTTAIRDTTRALSAAEVLRVLPSRPRVLALGEPTHGEDLLLEVRNELFQQLVPEGYRTIAIESDCLLALVVDDYVTSGKGSLDEVMANGFSHGLGASAANRELVRWMRAYNDGRPAAEQVRFAGIDGPLEISGPESPQESLTALYAYLASRVDADLLPCPAGTIERLLEDAGRWVDPAVMLNPARSVGQSPEAARLRLLADDLVALLDAETPHLIAASSRDEWERACLHGRAAVGLLRYHHWLADTSPGRMTRLLGVRDSMMADNLVALAGRGPVLVHAHNLHLKREKAVMGMWQGRMEWWGAGSLAHARLGADYAFLATALGTIRHQGVGTPPTDTLEGMLYALPEDRFLVDSHALAALLGDAAPPPRESAWFGYAPLDPAHLSGTDGLVFVKDSPQG, encoded by the coding sequence ATGACTACTGCGATTCGAGACACCACGCGTGCGCTCTCCGCCGCCGAGGTCCTGCGAGTGCTGCCGTCCCGGCCGCGGGTGCTGGCCCTGGGCGAGCCCACTCACGGTGAGGATCTGCTGCTCGAAGTCCGCAACGAGCTGTTCCAGCAGCTCGTGCCCGAGGGCTACCGGACGATCGCGATCGAGAGCGACTGCCTGCTGGCCCTGGTCGTCGACGACTACGTCACCTCCGGCAAGGGCAGCCTCGACGAGGTGATGGCGAACGGCTTCAGCCACGGGCTCGGCGCCTCGGCGGCCAACCGCGAGCTGGTGCGGTGGATGCGGGCGTACAACGACGGCAGGCCGGCCGCCGAGCAGGTGCGCTTCGCGGGGATCGACGGGCCGCTGGAGATCAGCGGGCCGGAGAGCCCGCAGGAGTCGCTGACCGCGCTGTACGCGTACCTCGCGTCGCGAGTGGACGCGGACCTGCTGCCCTGCCCCGCAGGGACGATCGAGCGGCTGCTGGAGGACGCGGGCCGGTGGGTCGACCCGGCCGTGATGCTGAACCCCGCCCGCTCCGTGGGGCAGTCGCCCGAAGCCGCCCGCCTGCGGCTGCTCGCTGACGACCTGGTGGCGCTCCTCGACGCGGAGACCCCGCACCTGATCGCGGCGTCCTCGCGGGACGAGTGGGAGCGGGCCTGCCTGCACGGACGCGCCGCGGTCGGCCTGCTGCGCTACCACCACTGGCTGGCCGACACCTCGCCGGGACGGATGACGCGGCTGCTGGGCGTGCGGGATTCGATGATGGCCGACAACCTCGTCGCGCTCGCCGGCCGCGGCCCGGTGCTGGTCCACGCGCACAACCTGCACCTCAAGCGGGAGAAGGCCGTGATGGGCATGTGGCAGGGCCGGATGGAGTGGTGGGGCGCGGGCTCGCTGGCGCACGCCCGCCTCGGCGCGGACTACGCATTCCTGGCCACGGCGCTGGGCACGATCCGCCACCAGGGGGTGGGCACCCCGCCCACGGACACCCTCGAAGGGATGCTGTACGCACTGCCCGAGGACCGTTTCCTCGTCGACTCGCACGCGCTGGCCGCGCTGCTCGGCGACGCGGCTCCGCCGCCGCGCGAGTCGGCCTGGTTCGGCTACGCCCCGCTGGACCCGGCCCACCTGTCCGGGACCGACGGCCTCGTGTTCGTCAAGGACTCGCCACAGGGGTAG